In Mytilus edulis chromosome 6, xbMytEdul2.2, whole genome shotgun sequence, the following proteins share a genomic window:
- the LOC139528429 gene encoding serine-rich adhesin for platelets-like — MDMNSVRISLLLGIFGVTENTNTNYQLVFNPTSMSWVSAATWCEVKDGNLVSLDSQAAILMVEWYKDNDWSAQWTSHAWTGLYSVDLNTGYWQGTCNALDYSYWATAETYSSSSPCTYMASSDLRWYYDDCTSQHHVVCQVPNGNCNFDDQNMEVDKSFDSLDAVSLPTLDDCKNRCDGYEDGSNQCWVIKYHASAENCYLYVSTNPRQYLSNKANSNRNVFYSTRDCFSASIVQEPAPSASLDMQTLVENCIETTTAGYLSTPPPETSQYQLLTTRTHNNYKSSYITTMANKDTTKSGTTIYIAHKTTTTLSTNKLTSETTIHMKTTEPFVTINNGKTTHNSLRTEKPITEGFQSTNKLNQSITLSIMTSEYVTTKETLISTSKTVSNTGTVASSENTSEMDRFNTILSLSSENCVCPCDFVSKNITAEMLQNRIDELKRILTVDKTTLSSYIRKHTSAKDNRPSSKAIGSIGILLLTLTICFIVLIDLSTLCQYIQCKQLKRKYLRRKTM, encoded by the exons TTACTGAAAACACTAATACTAACTATCAGTTGGTCTTTAACCCTACATCAATGTCATGGGTTAGTGCTGCCACCTGGTGTGAGGTAAAGGATGGAAATCTTGTTAGTTTGGATTCACAAGCAGCAATATTAATGGTAGAATGGTATAAAGACAACGACTGGAGTGCTCAATG GACAAGCCATGCATGGACCGGACTTTACTCCGTGGATCTTAATACCGGTTACTGGCAGGGGACATGCAACGCATTAGACTACTCATATTGGGCAACTGCAGAGACATATAGTTCCAGTTCACCTTGTACTTACATGGCAAGTAGTGATCTTCGTTGGTATTATGATGATTGCACGAGTCAACATCATGTGGTTTGTCAAGTTCCAAACG GTAATTGTAATTTTGATGACCAAAACATGGAAGTCGACAAATCGTTTGATTCACTGGATGCCGTATCTCTTCCTACATTAGACGATTGTAAAAATAGATGTGATGGTTATGAAGATGGGTCCAATCAATGTTGGGTAATTAAATACCATGCGTCTGCTGAGAACTGTTACCTGTACGTTTCTACTAACCCACGACAGTACTTATCAAACAAGGCAAACAGTAACAGAAATGTATTCTACAGTACTCGGGATTGTTTTTCAG cgTCCATTGTGCAAGAGCCTGCACCAAGTGCATCTTTGGACATGCAAACACTAGTTGAAAACTGTATAGAAACAACAACAGCGGGATATTTATCTACACCTCCGCCAGAAACATCTCAATACCAACTGTTAACAACTAGAACGCACAATAATTATAAAAGTTCATATATCACAACAATGGCAAATAAAGATACAACTAAGTCAGGCACAACGATTTATATCGCACACAAAACTACGACCACCTTGTCAACAAATAAATTGACGTCCGAAACAACAATTCATATGAAAACTACCGAACCTTTCGTCACTATAAATAATGGAAAAACTACACATAATTCATTACGAACAGAGAAACCAATAACTGAAGGATTTCAGAGCACTAACAAATTGAATCAATCCATTACTTTATCCATAATGACGTCAGAATATGTCACAACTAAGGAGACTTTAATATCGACATCGAAGACGGTTTCAAATACGGGTACAGTAGCTAGCAGTGAAAATACTTCGGAGATGGACCGTTTCAATACAATTTTGTCTCTCTCATCCGAAAACTGCGTATGTCCATGTgattttgtttctaaaaatataaCTGCTGAAATGTTACAAAATCGAATAGATGAACTTAAAAGAATTTTAACGGTTGATAAAACTACTTTAAGTTCCTATATTCGGAAACACACCAGTGCCAAAGACAATAGACCTAGTTCAAAAGCCATTGGATCAATTGGAATTTTGCTACTTACGTTGACGATATGTTTTATAGTTCTTATTGATTTGTCAACTCTTTGTCAATATATTCAGTGCAAACAGTTGAAGAGAAAATATCTTAGAAGGAAAACGATGTAA